The following are from one region of the Mus musculus strain NOD/ShiLtJ chromosome 17 genomic scaffold, GRCm38.p6 alternate locus group NOD/ShiLtJ MMCHR17_CHO_IDD1 genome:
- the Bag6 gene encoding large proline-rich protein BAG6 isoform 8 (isoform 8 is encoded by transcript variant 14): MEPSDSASTAMEEPDSLEVLVKTLDSQTRTFIVGAQMNVKEFKEHIAASVSIPSEKQRLIYQGRVLQDDKKLQEYNVGGKVIHLVERAPPQTQLPSGASSGTGSASATHGGAPLPGTRGPGASVHDRNANSYVMVGTFNLPSDGSAVDVHINMEQAPIQSEPRVRLVMAQHMIRDIQTLLSRMECRGGTQAQASQPPPQTPQTVASETVALNSQTSEPVESEAPPREPMESEEMEERPPTQTPELAPSGPAPAGPAPAGPAPAPETNAPNHPSPAEHVEVLQELQRLQRRLQPFLQRYCEVLGAAATTDYNNNHEGREEDQRLINLVGESLRLLGNTFVALSDLRCNLACAPPRHLHVVRPMSHYTTPMVLQQAAIPIQINVGTTVTMTGNGARPPPAPGAEAATPGSAQATSLPPSSTTVDSSTEGAPPPGPAPPPASSHPRVIRISHQSVEPVVMMHMNIQDSGAQPGGVPSAPTGPLGPPGHGQTLGQQVPGFPTAPTRVVIARPTPPQARPSHPGGPPVSGALGAGLGTNTSLAQMVSGLVGQLLMQPVLVAQGTPGMAQAQAQAQAQAQAQAQAPAPAPAPAPAPATASASAGTTNTATTAGPAPGGPAQPPPPQPSAADLQFSQLLGNLLGPAGPGAGGPGMASPTITVAMPGVPAFLQGMTDFLQASQTAPPPPPPPPPPPPAPEQQSTPPPGSPSGGTASPGGLGPESLPPEFFTSVVQGVLSSLLGSLGARAGSSESIAAFIQRLSGSSNIFEPGADGALGFFGALLSLLCQNFSMVDVVMLLHGHFQPLQRLQPQLRSFFHQHYLGGQEPTPSNIRMATHTLITGLEEYVRESFSLVQVQPGVDIIRTNLEFLQEQFNSIAAHVLHCTDSGFGARLLELCNQGLFECLALNLHCLGGQQMELAAVINGRIRRMSRGVNPSLVSWLTTMMGLRLQVVLEHMPVGPDAILRYVRRVGDPPQTLPEEPMEVQGAERTSPEPQRENASPAPGTTAEEAMSRGPPPAPEGGSRDEQDGASADAEPWAAAVPPQDIQSQRKVKPQPPLSDAYLSGMPAKRRKTMQGEGPQLLLSEAVSRAAKAAGARPLTSPESLSRDLEAPEVQESYRQQLRSDIQKRLQEDPNYSPQRFPNAHRAFADDP, encoded by the exons ATGGAGCCGAGTGATAGTGCCAGTACCGCTATGGAGGAGCCTGACAGCCTGGAGGTACTGGTGAAGACCCTGGACTCTCAGACTCGGACTTTTATTGTGGGGGCCCAG ATGAATGTAaaggagtttaaggaacacataGCTGCCTCTGTCAGCATCCCTTCCGAGAAACAGCGGCTCATCTACCAGGGCCGGGTCCTACAAGACGACAAGAAGCTCCAGGAGTACA ACGTTGGGGGAAAGGTTATTCACCTGGTGGAACGGGCTCCTCCTCAGACTCAGCTTCCttctggagcatcttctgggacaggctctgCCTCAGCAACTCATGGTGGGGCACCCCTGCCTGGCACTCGGGGCCCTGGGGCTTCTGTTCATGACCGGAATGCCAACAGCTATGTCATGGTTGGAACCTTCAATCTTCCT AGTGACGGCTCTGCTGTGGATGTTCACATCAACATGGAACAGGCCCCAATTCAG AGTGAGCCCCGGGTCCGGCTGGTGATGGCTCAGCACATGATTAGGGATATACAGACCTTACTGTCCCGGATGGAG TGTCGAGGGGGAACCCAAGCTCAGGCCAGTCAGCCACCCCCGCAGACACCGCAGACTGTGGCCTCAGAGacggtagccttgaactcacaaacatcAGAACCAGTCGAAAGTGAAGCTCCTCCTCGAGAGCCCATGGAGTCAGAAGAAATGGAGGAACGTCCCCCAACCCAGACTCCAGAGCTTGCGCCCTCAGGCCCAGCTCCCGCAGGCCCAGCTCCCGCAGGCCCAGCTCCCGCGCCAGAGACAAATGCACCCAA CCACCCTTCCCCCGCAGAGCACGTGGAGGTGCTCCAGGAGCTTCAGCGCTTGCAGCGCCGTCTTCAGCCTTTCCTACAGCGCTACTGCGAGGTCCTGGGCGCTGCTGCCACCACAGACTACAACAACAAC CATGAGGGCCGTGAGGAGGACCAGAGGTTGATCAACTTGGTTGGGGAGAGCCTGCGGCTACTGGGCAACACTTTCGTGGCATTGTCTGATCTGCGCTGCAATCTAGCCTGTGCACCCCCACGGCACCTGCACGTGGTTCGGCCTATGTCTCACTACACGACTCCCATGGTGCTCCAGCAGGCAGCCATTCCCATTCAG ATCAATGTGGGGACTACTGTGACCATGACAGGCAATGGGGCTCGGCCTCCACCAGCTCCTGGTGCGGAGGCAGCAACCCCAGGTTCTGCCCAGGCCacatccctgcctccctcttccaCCACTGTTGATTCATCAACTGAAGGAGCTCCCCCACCAGGGCCAGCACCGCCACCAGCCTCCAGCCACCCACGGGTCATCCGGATTTCCCACCAGAGTGTGGAGCCCGTGGTCATGATGCACATGAACATTCAAG ATTCTGGAGCACAGCCTGGTGGTGTGCCAAGTGCTCCCACTGGTCCACTGGGACCTCCTGGTCATGGACAGACCCTGG GACAGCAGGTGCCCGGCTTCCCAACAGCACCAACTCGGGTGGTGATTGCCCGGCCAACTCCTCCACAGGCTCGGCCTTCCCATCCTGGgggacctccagtctctggaGCTCTG GGCGCTGGGCTGGGTACAAACACTTCATTGGCCCAGATGGTGAGCGGCCTTGTGGGGCAACTTCTTATGCAGCCTGTTCTTGTGG CTCAGGGGACTCCAGGAATGGCTCAGgctcaggcccaggcccaggctcaggcccaggcccaggcccaggctccagctccggctccggctccagctccagctcctgccACTGCTTCAGCTAGTGCTGGTACTACCAACACAGCTACCACAGCTGGCCCTGCTCCTGGGGGTCCTGCccagcctccacctcctcagCCCTCTGCAGCTGATCTTCAGTTCTCTCAGCTCCTGGGAAATCTGCTGGGGCCTGCAGGGCCAGGGGCTGGGGGGCCAGGCATGGCTTCTCCCACCATCACTGTGGCAATGCCTGGTGTCCCTGCTTTTCTCCAGGGCATGACTGATTTTTTGCAG GCATCACAGACTGcccctccaccccctccacctcctccacccccaccccctgccccagagCAGCAGAGCACACCCCCACCAGGGTCTCCTTCTGGTGGAACAGCAAGCCCTGGAGGCTTAGGTCCTGAGAGCCTGCCACCAGAGTTTTTCACCTCAGTGGTGCAGGGCGTGTTGAGCTCCCTCCTGGGCTCCTTGGGGGCTCGAGCTGGCAGCAGTGAGAGTATCGCTGCCTTCATCCAACGCCTCAGTGGATCCAGCAACATCTTTGAGCCTGGGGCTGATGGCGCCCTTG GATTCTTCGGAGCTCTGCTCTCTCTCCTGTGCCAGAATTTCTCCATGGTGGATGTGGTGATGCTTCTCCATGGCCATTTCCAGCCACTGCAGCGGCTCCAGCCACAGCTGCGATCTTTCTTCCACCAGCACTACCTGGGTGGCCAGGAGCCCACGCCTAGCAACATCCGG ATGGCGACCCACACACTGATCACTGGGCTGGAAGAGTATGTAAGGGAGAGTTTT TCTTTGGTACAGGTTCAGCCAGGTGTGGATATCATCCGGACAAATTTAGAATTTCTCCAAGAGCAGTTTAACAGCATTGCTGCTCATGTGCTGCACTGTACAG ACAGTGGATTTGGAGCCCGGTTGCTGGAGCTGTGTAACCAGGgcctgtttgaatgcttggccctgaACCTCCACTGCTTGGGGGGACAGCAAATGGAGCTTGCTGCTGTCATCAATGGTCGAATT CGCCGCATGTCTCGCGGGGTGAATCCATCCTTGGTGAGCTGGCTGACAACCATGATGGGACTGAGGCTTCAGGTGGTCTTGGAGCACATGCCTGTGGGTCCCGACGCCATCCTCAGATATGTTCGTAGGGTTGGTGATCCTCCTCAG ACACTTCCTGAAGAGCCGATGGAAGTTCAGGGAGCAGAAAGAACTTCCCCTGAACCTCAG AGAGAGAATGCTTCCCCAGCCCCTGGAACAACAGCAGAAGAAGCCATGTCCCGAGGCCCGCCCCCTGCTCCTGAAGGAGGTTCCCGAGATGAACAGGATGGAGCTTCAGCTGATGCAGAACCCTGGGCAGCTGCAGTCCCCCCT CAGGACATTCAGAGCCAGCGGAAGGTGAAACCTCAGCCGCCCCTGAGTGATGCCTACCTCAGTGGCATGCCTGCCAAGAGACGAAAG ACAATGCAGGGTGAGGGCCCCCAGCTGCTACTCTCAGAGGCAGTGAGCCGGGCAGCTAAGGCAGCCGGAGCTCGGCCCCTGACAAGCCCCGAGAGCCTGAGCCGGGACCTGGAGGCACCAGAGGTTCAGGAGAGCTACAGGCAGCAG CTCCGGTCTGATATCCAAAAACGACTGCAGGAAGATCCCAACTACAGCCCCCAGCGCTTCCCTAATGCCCATCGGGCATTTGCTGATGACCCCTAG
- the Bag6 gene encoding large proline-rich protein BAG6 isoform 15 (isoform 15 is encoded by transcript variant 32) gives MEPSDSASTAMEEPDSLEVLVKTLDSQTRTFIVGAQMNVKEFKEHIAASVSIPSEKQRLIYQGRVLQDDKKLQEYNVGGKVIHLVERAPPQTQLPSGASSGTGSASATHGGAPLPGTRGPGASVHDRNANSYVMVGTFNLPSEPRVRLVMAQHMIRDIQTLLSRMECRGGTQAQASQPPPQTPQTVASETVALNSQTSEPVESEAPPREPMESEEMEERPPTQTPELAPSGPAPAGPAPAGPAPAPETNAPNHPSPAEHVEVLQELQRLQRRLQPFLQRYCEVLGAAATTDYNNNHEGREEDQRLINLVGESLRLLGNTFVALSDLRCNLACAPPRHLHVVRPMSHYTTPMVLQQAAIPIQINVGTTVTMTGNGARPPPAPGAEAATPGSAQATSLPPSSTTVDSSTEGAPPPGPAPPPASSHPRVIRISHQSVEPVVMMHMNIQDSGAQPGGVPSAPTGPLGPPGHGQTLGQQVPGFPTAPTRVVIARPTPPQARPSHPGGPPVSGALGAGLGTNTSLAQMVSGLVGQLLMQPVLVAQGTPGMAQAQAQAQAQAQAQAQAPAPAPAPAPAPATASASAGTTNTATTAGPAPGGPAQPPPPQPSAADLQFSQLLGNLLGPAGPGAGGPGMASPTITVAMPGVPAFLQGMTDFLQASQTAPPPPPPPPPPPPAPEQQSTPPPGSPSGGTASPGGLGPESLPPEFFTSVVQGVLSSLLGSLGARAGSSESIAAFIQRLSGSSNIFEPGADGALGFFGALLSLLCQNFSMVDVVMLLHGHFQPLQRLQPQLRSFFHQHYLGGQEPTPSNIRMATHTLITGLEEYVRESFSLVQVQPGVDIIRTNLEFLQEQFNSIAAHVLHCTDSGFGARLLELCNQGLFECLALNLHCLGGQQMELAAVINGRIRRMSRGVNPSLVSWLTTMMGLRLQVVLEHMPVGPDAILRYVRRVGDPPQTLPEEPMEVQGAERTSPEPQRENASPAPGTTAEEAMSRGPPPAPEGGSRDEQDGASADAEPWAAAVPPEWVPIIQQDIQSQRKVKPQPPLSDAYLSGMPAKRRKLRSDIQKRLQEDPNYSPQRFPNAHRAFADDP, from the exons ATGGAGCCGAGTGATAGTGCCAGTACCGCTATGGAGGAGCCTGACAGCCTGGAGGTACTGGTGAAGACCCTGGACTCTCAGACTCGGACTTTTATTGTGGGGGCCCAG ATGAATGTAaaggagtttaaggaacacataGCTGCCTCTGTCAGCATCCCTTCCGAGAAACAGCGGCTCATCTACCAGGGCCGGGTCCTACAAGACGACAAGAAGCTCCAGGAGTACA ACGTTGGGGGAAAGGTTATTCACCTGGTGGAACGGGCTCCTCCTCAGACTCAGCTTCCttctggagcatcttctgggacaggctctgCCTCAGCAACTCATGGTGGGGCACCCCTGCCTGGCACTCGGGGCCCTGGGGCTTCTGTTCATGACCGGAATGCCAACAGCTATGTCATGGTTGGAACCTTCAATCTTCCT AGTGAGCCCCGGGTCCGGCTGGTGATGGCTCAGCACATGATTAGGGATATACAGACCTTACTGTCCCGGATGGAG TGTCGAGGGGGAACCCAAGCTCAGGCCAGTCAGCCACCCCCGCAGACACCGCAGACTGTGGCCTCAGAGacggtagccttgaactcacaaacatcAGAACCAGTCGAAAGTGAAGCTCCTCCTCGAGAGCCCATGGAGTCAGAAGAAATGGAGGAACGTCCCCCAACCCAGACTCCAGAGCTTGCGCCCTCAGGCCCAGCTCCCGCAGGCCCAGCTCCCGCAGGCCCAGCTCCCGCGCCAGAGACAAATGCACCCAA CCACCCTTCCCCCGCAGAGCACGTGGAGGTGCTCCAGGAGCTTCAGCGCTTGCAGCGCCGTCTTCAGCCTTTCCTACAGCGCTACTGCGAGGTCCTGGGCGCTGCTGCCACCACAGACTACAACAACAAC CATGAGGGCCGTGAGGAGGACCAGAGGTTGATCAACTTGGTTGGGGAGAGCCTGCGGCTACTGGGCAACACTTTCGTGGCATTGTCTGATCTGCGCTGCAATCTAGCCTGTGCACCCCCACGGCACCTGCACGTGGTTCGGCCTATGTCTCACTACACGACTCCCATGGTGCTCCAGCAGGCAGCCATTCCCATTCAG ATCAATGTGGGGACTACTGTGACCATGACAGGCAATGGGGCTCGGCCTCCACCAGCTCCTGGTGCGGAGGCAGCAACCCCAGGTTCTGCCCAGGCCacatccctgcctccctcttccaCCACTGTTGATTCATCAACTGAAGGAGCTCCCCCACCAGGGCCAGCACCGCCACCAGCCTCCAGCCACCCACGGGTCATCCGGATTTCCCACCAGAGTGTGGAGCCCGTGGTCATGATGCACATGAACATTCAAG ATTCTGGAGCACAGCCTGGTGGTGTGCCAAGTGCTCCCACTGGTCCACTGGGACCTCCTGGTCATGGACAGACCCTGG GACAGCAGGTGCCCGGCTTCCCAACAGCACCAACTCGGGTGGTGATTGCCCGGCCAACTCCTCCACAGGCTCGGCCTTCCCATCCTGGgggacctccagtctctggaGCTCTG GGCGCTGGGCTGGGTACAAACACTTCATTGGCCCAGATGGTGAGCGGCCTTGTGGGGCAACTTCTTATGCAGCCTGTTCTTGTGG CTCAGGGGACTCCAGGAATGGCTCAGgctcaggcccaggcccaggctcaggcccaggcccaggcccaggctccagctccggctccggctccagctccagctcctgccACTGCTTCAGCTAGTGCTGGTACTACCAACACAGCTACCACAGCTGGCCCTGCTCCTGGGGGTCCTGCccagcctccacctcctcagCCCTCTGCAGCTGATCTTCAGTTCTCTCAGCTCCTGGGAAATCTGCTGGGGCCTGCAGGGCCAGGGGCTGGGGGGCCAGGCATGGCTTCTCCCACCATCACTGTGGCAATGCCTGGTGTCCCTGCTTTTCTCCAGGGCATGACTGATTTTTTGCAG GCATCACAGACTGcccctccaccccctccacctcctccacccccaccccctgccccagagCAGCAGAGCACACCCCCACCAGGGTCTCCTTCTGGTGGAACAGCAAGCCCTGGAGGCTTAGGTCCTGAGAGCCTGCCACCAGAGTTTTTCACCTCAGTGGTGCAGGGCGTGTTGAGCTCCCTCCTGGGCTCCTTGGGGGCTCGAGCTGGCAGCAGTGAGAGTATCGCTGCCTTCATCCAACGCCTCAGTGGATCCAGCAACATCTTTGAGCCTGGGGCTGATGGCGCCCTTG GATTCTTCGGAGCTCTGCTCTCTCTCCTGTGCCAGAATTTCTCCATGGTGGATGTGGTGATGCTTCTCCATGGCCATTTCCAGCCACTGCAGCGGCTCCAGCCACAGCTGCGATCTTTCTTCCACCAGCACTACCTGGGTGGCCAGGAGCCCACGCCTAGCAACATCCGG ATGGCGACCCACACACTGATCACTGGGCTGGAAGAGTATGTAAGGGAGAGTTTT TCTTTGGTACAGGTTCAGCCAGGTGTGGATATCATCCGGACAAATTTAGAATTTCTCCAAGAGCAGTTTAACAGCATTGCTGCTCATGTGCTGCACTGTACAG ACAGTGGATTTGGAGCCCGGTTGCTGGAGCTGTGTAACCAGGgcctgtttgaatgcttggccctgaACCTCCACTGCTTGGGGGGACAGCAAATGGAGCTTGCTGCTGTCATCAATGGTCGAATT CGCCGCATGTCTCGCGGGGTGAATCCATCCTTGGTGAGCTGGCTGACAACCATGATGGGACTGAGGCTTCAGGTGGTCTTGGAGCACATGCCTGTGGGTCCCGACGCCATCCTCAGATATGTTCGTAGGGTTGGTGATCCTCCTCAG ACACTTCCTGAAGAGCCGATGGAAGTTCAGGGAGCAGAAAGAACTTCCCCTGAACCTCAG AGAGAGAATGCTTCCCCAGCCCCTGGAACAACAGCAGAAGAAGCCATGTCCCGAGGCCCGCCCCCTGCTCCTGAAGGAGGTTCCCGAGATGAACAGGATGGAGCTTCAGCTGATGCAGAACCCTGGGCAGCTGCAGTCCCCCCT gaaTGGGTCCCTATTATCCAGCAGGACATTCAGAGCCAGCGGAAGGTGAAACCTCAGCCGCCCCTGAGTGATGCCTACCTCAGTGGCATGCCTGCCAAGAGACGAAAG CTCCGGTCTGATATCCAAAAACGACTGCAGGAAGATCCCAACTACAGCCCCCAGCGCTTCCCTAATGCCCATCGGGCATTTGCTGATGACCCCTAG
- the Bag6 gene encoding large proline-rich protein BAG6 isoform 9 (isoform 9 is encoded by transcript variant 16): MEPSDSASTAMEEPDSLEVLVKTLDSQTRTFIVGAQMNVKEFKEHIAASVSIPSEKQRLIYQGRVLQDDKKLQEYNVGGKVIHLVERAPPQTQLPSGASSGTGSASATHGGAPLPGTRGPGASVHDRNANSYVMVGTFNLPSDGSAVDVHINMEQAPIQSEPRVRLVMAQHMIRDIQTLLSRMECRGGTQAQASQPPPQTPQTVASETVALNSQTSEPVESEAPPREPMESEEMEERPPTQTPELAPSGPAPAGPAPAGPAPAPETNAPNHPSPAEHVEVLQELQRLQRRLQPFLQRYCEVLGAAATTDYNNNHEGREEDQRLINLVGESLRLLGNTFVALSDLRCNLACAPPRHLHVVRPMSHYTTPMVLQQAAIPIQINVGTTVTMTGNGARPPPAPGAEAATPGSAQATSLPPSSTTVDSSTEGAPPPGPAPPPASSHPRVIRISHQSVEPVVMMHMNIQDSGAQPGGVPSAPTGPLGPPGHGQTLGSTLIQLPSLPPEFMHAVAHQITHQAMVAAVASAAAGQQVPGFPTAPTRVVIARPTPPQARPSHPGGPPVSGALQGAGLGTNTSLAQMVSGLVGQLLMQPVLVAQGTPGMAQAQAQAQAQAQAQAQAPAPAPAPAPAPATASASAGTTNTATTAGPAPGGPAQPPPPQPSAADLQFSQLLGNLLGPAGPGAGGPGMASPTITVAMPGVPAFLQGMTDFLQASQTAPPPPPPPPPPPPAPEQQSTPPPGSPSGGTASPGGLGPESLPPEFFTSVVQGVLSSLLGSLGARAGSSESIAAFIQRLSGSSNIFEPGADGALGFFGALLSLLCQNFSMVDVVMLLHGHFQPLQRLQPQLRSFFHQHYLGGQEPTPSNIRMATHTLITGLEEYVRESFSLVQVQPGVDIIRTNLEFLQEQFNSIAAHVLHCTDSGFGARLLELCNQGLFECLALNLHCLGGQQMELAAVINGRIRRMSRGVNPSLVSWLTTMMGLRLQVVLEHMPVGPDAILRYVRRVGDPPQTLPEEPMEVQGAERTSPEPQRENASPAPGTTAEEAMSRGPPPAPEGGSRDEQDGASADAEPWAAAVPPEWVPIIQQDIQSQRKVKPQPPLSDAYLSGMPAKRRKLRSDIQKRLQEDPNYSPQRFPNAHRAFADDP, translated from the exons ATGGAGCCGAGTGATAGTGCCAGTACCGCTATGGAGGAGCCTGACAGCCTGGAGGTACTGGTGAAGACCCTGGACTCTCAGACTCGGACTTTTATTGTGGGGGCCCAG ATGAATGTAaaggagtttaaggaacacataGCTGCCTCTGTCAGCATCCCTTCCGAGAAACAGCGGCTCATCTACCAGGGCCGGGTCCTACAAGACGACAAGAAGCTCCAGGAGTACA ACGTTGGGGGAAAGGTTATTCACCTGGTGGAACGGGCTCCTCCTCAGACTCAGCTTCCttctggagcatcttctgggacaggctctgCCTCAGCAACTCATGGTGGGGCACCCCTGCCTGGCACTCGGGGCCCTGGGGCTTCTGTTCATGACCGGAATGCCAACAGCTATGTCATGGTTGGAACCTTCAATCTTCCT AGTGACGGCTCTGCTGTGGATGTTCACATCAACATGGAACAGGCCCCAATTCAG AGTGAGCCCCGGGTCCGGCTGGTGATGGCTCAGCACATGATTAGGGATATACAGACCTTACTGTCCCGGATGGAG TGTCGAGGGGGAACCCAAGCTCAGGCCAGTCAGCCACCCCCGCAGACACCGCAGACTGTGGCCTCAGAGacggtagccttgaactcacaaacatcAGAACCAGTCGAAAGTGAAGCTCCTCCTCGAGAGCCCATGGAGTCAGAAGAAATGGAGGAACGTCCCCCAACCCAGACTCCAGAGCTTGCGCCCTCAGGCCCAGCTCCCGCAGGCCCAGCTCCCGCAGGCCCAGCTCCCGCGCCAGAGACAAATGCACCCAA CCACCCTTCCCCCGCAGAGCACGTGGAGGTGCTCCAGGAGCTTCAGCGCTTGCAGCGCCGTCTTCAGCCTTTCCTACAGCGCTACTGCGAGGTCCTGGGCGCTGCTGCCACCACAGACTACAACAACAAC CATGAGGGCCGTGAGGAGGACCAGAGGTTGATCAACTTGGTTGGGGAGAGCCTGCGGCTACTGGGCAACACTTTCGTGGCATTGTCTGATCTGCGCTGCAATCTAGCCTGTGCACCCCCACGGCACCTGCACGTGGTTCGGCCTATGTCTCACTACACGACTCCCATGGTGCTCCAGCAGGCAGCCATTCCCATTCAG ATCAATGTGGGGACTACTGTGACCATGACAGGCAATGGGGCTCGGCCTCCACCAGCTCCTGGTGCGGAGGCAGCAACCCCAGGTTCTGCCCAGGCCacatccctgcctccctcttccaCCACTGTTGATTCATCAACTGAAGGAGCTCCCCCACCAGGGCCAGCACCGCCACCAGCCTCCAGCCACCCACGGGTCATCCGGATTTCCCACCAGAGTGTGGAGCCCGTGGTCATGATGCACATGAACATTCAAG ATTCTGGAGCACAGCCTGGTGGTGTGCCAAGTGCTCCCACTGGTCCACTGGGACCTCCTGGTCATGGACAGACCCTGG GCTCCACCCTCATCCAGctgccctccctgccccctgaGTTCATGCACGCCGTCGCCCACCAGATCACTCATCAGGCCATGGTGGCAGCTGTTGCCTCCGCGGCCGCAG GACAGCAGGTGCCCGGCTTCCCAACAGCACCAACTCGGGTGGTGATTGCCCGGCCAACTCCTCCACAGGCTCGGCCTTCCCATCCTGGgggacctccagtctctggaGCTCTG CAGGGCGCTGGGCTGGGTACAAACACTTCATTGGCCCAGATGGTGAGCGGCCTTGTGGGGCAACTTCTTATGCAGCCTGTTCTTGTGG CTCAGGGGACTCCAGGAATGGCTCAGgctcaggcccaggcccaggctcaggcccaggcccaggcccaggctccagctccggctccggctccagctccagctcctgccACTGCTTCAGCTAGTGCTGGTACTACCAACACAGCTACCACAGCTGGCCCTGCTCCTGGGGGTCCTGCccagcctccacctcctcagCCCTCTGCAGCTGATCTTCAGTTCTCTCAGCTCCTGGGAAATCTGCTGGGGCCTGCAGGGCCAGGGGCTGGGGGGCCAGGCATGGCTTCTCCCACCATCACTGTGGCAATGCCTGGTGTCCCTGCTTTTCTCCAGGGCATGACTGATTTTTTGCAG GCATCACAGACTGcccctccaccccctccacctcctccacccccaccccctgccccagagCAGCAGAGCACACCCCCACCAGGGTCTCCTTCTGGTGGAACAGCAAGCCCTGGAGGCTTAGGTCCTGAGAGCCTGCCACCAGAGTTTTTCACCTCAGTGGTGCAGGGCGTGTTGAGCTCCCTCCTGGGCTCCTTGGGGGCTCGAGCTGGCAGCAGTGAGAGTATCGCTGCCTTCATCCAACGCCTCAGTGGATCCAGCAACATCTTTGAGCCTGGGGCTGATGGCGCCCTTG GATTCTTCGGAGCTCTGCTCTCTCTCCTGTGCCAGAATTTCTCCATGGTGGATGTGGTGATGCTTCTCCATGGCCATTTCCAGCCACTGCAGCGGCTCCAGCCACAGCTGCGATCTTTCTTCCACCAGCACTACCTGGGTGGCCAGGAGCCCACGCCTAGCAACATCCGG ATGGCGACCCACACACTGATCACTGGGCTGGAAGAGTATGTAAGGGAGAGTTTT TCTTTGGTACAGGTTCAGCCAGGTGTGGATATCATCCGGACAAATTTAGAATTTCTCCAAGAGCAGTTTAACAGCATTGCTGCTCATGTGCTGCACTGTACAG ACAGTGGATTTGGAGCCCGGTTGCTGGAGCTGTGTAACCAGGgcctgtttgaatgcttggccctgaACCTCCACTGCTTGGGGGGACAGCAAATGGAGCTTGCTGCTGTCATCAATGGTCGAATT CGCCGCATGTCTCGCGGGGTGAATCCATCCTTGGTGAGCTGGCTGACAACCATGATGGGACTGAGGCTTCAGGTGGTCTTGGAGCACATGCCTGTGGGTCCCGACGCCATCCTCAGATATGTTCGTAGGGTTGGTGATCCTCCTCAG ACACTTCCTGAAGAGCCGATGGAAGTTCAGGGAGCAGAAAGAACTTCCCCTGAACCTCAG AGAGAGAATGCTTCCCCAGCCCCTGGAACAACAGCAGAAGAAGCCATGTCCCGAGGCCCGCCCCCTGCTCCTGAAGGAGGTTCCCGAGATGAACAGGATGGAGCTTCAGCTGATGCAGAACCCTGGGCAGCTGCAGTCCCCCCT gaaTGGGTCCCTATTATCCAGCAGGACATTCAGAGCCAGCGGAAGGTGAAACCTCAGCCGCCCCTGAGTGATGCCTACCTCAGTGGCATGCCTGCCAAGAGACGAAAG CTCCGGTCTGATATCCAAAAACGACTGCAGGAAGATCCCAACTACAGCCCCCAGCGCTTCCCTAATGCCCATCGGGCATTTGCTGATGACCCCTAG